In Actinomycetota bacterium, the following proteins share a genomic window:
- a CDS encoding UvrD-helicase domain-containing protein codes for MTETTPNLNPAQADAVNSTDGPLLVLAGAGSGKTKVLTHRIAHIVSSGKASPEEIIAITFTNKAAAEMKARLGAICGLNSRNMWVMTFHAMCVRMLRIDAERVGYTSRFTIYDADDSKRLFKAAMTQAEVDEKRYPVAGVANRTSSAKNELIDPEEFAASAITPMDKAAARVFPLYQRRLKESNAMDFDDLLVEAHRLLADHPDVLDRYQSRFRYVLVDEYQDTNHAQYRIVKLLAERHRNLMVVGDDDQSIYSWRGADIRNILDFEQDYPETNVIRLEQNYRSTATILAAANAVVANNLGRKTKTLWTANAGGEAVTSYKADDERDEARFIAREIERLRLSEGHGYSDFAVFYRTNAQSRTLEDALLREGIPYQIVGGTRYFDRAEVRDVMAYLKILINPLDAISIQRIINRPRRGIGKTTVDRIAQISMDDAEPFETTLRRFAAGDFGTGPAAKVRPFVELIDEIRAMNEHCLRDQVEKIIDRTGLLQELANEGTVESSGRAENIREFFGVAEEYSVAHPQSPEDGADIATQLADFVEWLALRSDLDSMSGDQETVTLMTVHTAKGLEFPVVFIAGLEDTLFPHVNSIFDPAGLEEERRLAYVAITRARERLYLTHARNRSLFGSTRSNPPSRFIAEIPRECLKADAPVRTRSFSSGAVSAKPTVGVSTNVVFQAGDRVEHKVFGIGVVKQVSKDRVTVDFGSKGVKNLMTGFAPLRKLAS; via the coding sequence ATGACCGAAACGACCCCCAATCTCAATCCTGCGCAGGCCGACGCTGTCAACAGCACCGATGGCCCTCTATTGGTATTGGCTGGGGCCGGGTCAGGCAAGACGAAGGTGCTGACGCATCGCATCGCGCATATCGTCAGCTCAGGAAAGGCTTCTCCGGAAGAGATTATTGCGATCACTTTCACCAACAAGGCCGCCGCTGAGATGAAAGCGCGCCTAGGGGCCATCTGCGGTCTGAACTCCAGAAACATGTGGGTGATGACCTTCCACGCGATGTGCGTGAGGATGCTGCGCATCGACGCCGAACGGGTTGGATACACCAGCAGGTTCACCATTTACGACGCCGATGACTCGAAGCGACTGTTCAAGGCCGCGATGACACAAGCCGAGGTAGACGAGAAGCGCTACCCTGTCGCCGGCGTAGCAAATAGAACCTCCTCGGCGAAGAATGAGCTTATCGATCCTGAGGAGTTCGCTGCCTCGGCAATCACCCCAATGGACAAAGCTGCTGCGCGGGTGTTCCCGCTGTATCAACGGCGACTCAAAGAGTCCAATGCGATGGACTTCGATGATCTTCTGGTCGAAGCACACAGGCTGCTTGCCGATCATCCTGATGTCCTCGATCGCTATCAGTCTAGATTTCGCTACGTGTTGGTGGACGAGTATCAGGACACCAACCATGCGCAATATCGCATCGTCAAGCTGCTGGCAGAGCGCCATCGCAACTTGATGGTGGTGGGAGACGACGACCAGTCGATCTACTCGTGGCGCGGTGCGGATATCAGGAACATCCTCGATTTCGAACAGGATTATCCGGAAACCAACGTCATCCGCCTCGAGCAGAACTATCGATCGACCGCAACGATCCTGGCAGCGGCCAACGCTGTGGTTGCGAACAACCTCGGACGCAAGACCAAGACGCTTTGGACAGCGAATGCCGGCGGAGAGGCCGTGACTTCCTACAAGGCGGATGATGAGAGGGATGAGGCCCGCTTCATCGCACGCGAAATCGAGCGGCTCAGGCTCTCGGAAGGTCATGGATATTCGGACTTCGCGGTTTTTTACCGCACCAATGCACAAAGCCGGACCCTTGAAGATGCATTGCTGAGGGAGGGCATCCCATATCAGATCGTCGGAGGGACCAGGTACTTCGATCGCGCTGAGGTCCGGGATGTCATGGCATATCTCAAGATCCTCATAAACCCGCTCGATGCCATTTCCATTCAGCGCATCATCAACAGGCCCAGGCGGGGGATAGGCAAGACGACCGTCGACCGCATCGCGCAGATATCGATGGATGACGCGGAACCGTTTGAGACAACGCTACGCCGCTTTGCTGCCGGAGATTTCGGCACTGGTCCTGCGGCGAAGGTGCGACCTTTCGTCGAGCTGATCGATGAGATCCGCGCTATGAACGAGCATTGCCTACGGGACCAGGTAGAGAAGATCATCGACAGGACAGGACTCCTTCAGGAGCTCGCCAACGAGGGCACAGTTGAGTCTTCGGGCAGAGCAGAGAACATCCGAGAGTTCTTCGGAGTGGCCGAGGAGTACTCGGTTGCACACCCGCAATCACCGGAGGATGGGGCAGACATCGCCACCCAGCTGGCCGACTTCGTCGAGTGGCTTGCACTTCGAAGCGACCTGGATTCGATGAGCGGGGACCAGGAGACGGTGACGCTGATGACGGTCCACACCGCCAAGGGCCTTGAGTTCCCGGTGGTCTTCATCGCAGGACTGGAGGACACCCTGTTCCCGCATGTGAACTCCATCTTCGACCCGGCTGGCTTGGAAGAGGAGCGACGTCTCGCTTACGTCGCCATCACGCGAGCGCGGGAGCGTCTCTACTTGACCCATGCGCGCAACAGGTCGCTTTTCGGCTCCACCAGGAGCAACCCTCCCAGCCGATTCATCGCCGAGATACCGCGGGAGTGCCTGAAGGCGGATGCGCCGGTGCGCACACGAAGCTTCTCCTCGGGGGCTGTGTCGGCAAAGCCTACCGTTGGCGTCTCAACTAACGTCGTGTTCCAGGCGGGCGACCGGGTTGAGCACAAGGTCTTTGGGATTGGCGTCGTCAAGCAAGTCTCGAAGGATCGCGTGACGGTTGATTTCGGCTCGAAAGGCGTCAAGAATCTGATGACGGGCTTTGCACCACTGAGGAAGCTTGCGTCATGA
- a CDS encoding putative manganese-dependent inorganic diphosphatase: MGPIMVFGHLRPDNDSICSAVAYAHLKNVSDPDNIYIPARLGPMPSETTWLFERYGVSVPIEIAHVRTRVRDVMVADVVTVCADQTMLEVGRLMREHQVRVLPVLEGGFVRGLVTQARLAEMYLEEIEIRGFLTRHVTVGDLAGAIHGNLLLGDPDRELTGNVLIGAMEPTTMLGYIAPGDTLIVGDRKRTQPMALDAGVACLILTGGARPDDHVVELAEQNGAAIISTYHDTFATARLVNLSHSVRDHMETSVPFAEPDVLLSEVAEDILVSANRALVVVDSEGRLSGMVTRTNVARGLRRPVILVDHNEMSQSAPGIEEAAVLEIIDHHRVGDVQTSGPILFMNMPVGSTATIVALRYEHLGVKPTEQMAALMLSAVMTDTVLLKSPTATEVDRQVASRLADILGVHPMEFGIEVLKSRDSSMPFSAERAVTADLKEYRIGDSRIAISQMETADLPNVMSNAKDIRAAMERLREFQGYDLVLMMITDVIQEGSEVMAVGRIRLAERALGVSFSEGSVWIDGLLSRKKQIAERLLDAANS, from the coding sequence ATGGGTCCGATAATGGTCTTCGGACATCTGAGGCCGGATAACGACTCGATATGTTCGGCGGTGGCTTATGCCCACCTCAAGAATGTCAGCGACCCCGATAACATCTACATCCCGGCCCGACTCGGACCGATGCCCTCGGAGACCACATGGCTTTTCGAACGCTACGGCGTCTCGGTTCCGATTGAGATTGCGCATGTGCGCACGCGCGTTCGAGACGTAATGGTCGCAGATGTCGTCACAGTGTGCGCCGACCAGACGATGCTCGAGGTAGGCCGACTCATGCGCGAGCACCAAGTGCGCGTGCTGCCTGTGCTGGAGGGCGGTTTCGTGAGAGGTCTTGTGACCCAAGCGCGACTCGCCGAGATGTATCTTGAGGAGATCGAGATACGCGGGTTCCTTACTCGGCATGTGACGGTTGGCGACCTGGCCGGTGCGATCCATGGCAACTTGCTACTTGGCGACCCGGACCGCGAACTGACCGGTAACGTCCTTATCGGTGCGATGGAGCCAACCACGATGCTGGGGTATATCGCGCCTGGCGACACCTTGATCGTTGGAGACAGGAAGCGGACTCAGCCGATGGCTCTGGACGCAGGGGTGGCTTGCCTGATCCTTACGGGCGGCGCCAGGCCTGATGACCACGTGGTCGAACTAGCTGAGCAGAACGGCGCGGCAATCATATCCACTTATCACGACACTTTCGCGACTGCGAGGCTCGTCAACCTCTCGCACTCGGTTCGCGACCACATGGAGACATCGGTGCCATTTGCGGAACCGGATGTCCTGCTGAGCGAGGTCGCCGAGGACATTCTCGTGAGTGCGAACAGGGCGCTGGTTGTGGTCGACTCGGAGGGTCGTCTTTCGGGGATGGTGACTAGGACCAACGTTGCACGGGGCCTTCGGCGGCCGGTCATACTCGTGGACCACAATGAGATGTCTCAATCCGCGCCCGGTATCGAAGAGGCTGCGGTGCTCGAGATCATCGACCACCACCGCGTCGGTGACGTGCAGACTTCGGGACCAATCCTATTCATGAACATGCCGGTGGGCTCCACTGCCACCATAGTCGCACTTCGCTACGAGCATCTGGGGGTGAAGCCGACGGAGCAGATGGCGGCACTGATGCTATCCGCGGTCATGACCGACACCGTGTTGCTCAAGTCGCCCACTGCTACCGAGGTCGATCGCCAGGTGGCTTCTCGGCTCGCCGATATCCTTGGCGTGCACCCGATGGAGTTCGGCATCGAGGTGCTCAAGTCCCGGGATTCGAGCATGCCCTTCTCGGCAGAGAGGGCCGTGACCGCCGACTTGAAGGAGTACAGAATCGGGGATAGCCGTATCGCTATCAGTCAGATGGAGACTGCGGATCTGCCAAATGTGATGAGCAATGCGAAAGACATCCGGGCTGCGATGGAGAGGCTACGCGAGTTCCAGGGCTACGATCTGGTGCTGATGATGATCACCGACGTGATCCAAGAGGGCAGTGAGGTGATGGCCGTAGGCCGGATCCGCCTTGCCGAGCGCGCACTAGGCGTTTCCTTCAGCGAGGGCTCAGTGTGGATCGACGGCCTGCTGTCACGCAAGAAGCAGATCGCCGAGAGGTTGCTCGACGCGGCCAACAGCTAG
- a CDS encoding phosphatase PAP2 family protein, translated as MRVQRPDSWRRDPRAGVLVVAFGLALVGFSALVTALIFYSPLAFADRRLSAMIREVDSPIADQVFRAISLAGDAIVVAILVLAVALMLIWRRRFVEAGLVVLTVAGGSIVGMILGDLLQRDRPSEEFAKIVVAGPYGLPSMHALSTLLLFGIVAFIVVFGARGMASRVGLGAACLSVPVLVGYSVVYLGVNWIGDVVAAWILAIAWMPLCVAGYFAFYSNGQKRRSVGDAKNPSGRGSAGSR; from the coding sequence ATGCGAGTTCAGAGGCCCGATTCATGGAGGCGTGATCCGAGGGCAGGCGTGCTCGTCGTTGCTTTCGGGCTGGCGCTTGTAGGGTTTTCGGCGCTAGTGACGGCCCTGATCTTCTATTCGCCTTTAGCTTTCGCTGACAGGCGCCTATCTGCGATGATCCGAGAAGTGGATTCGCCCATAGCCGATCAGGTCTTCAGGGCGATCAGCCTAGCTGGGGACGCCATCGTGGTCGCCATTCTGGTGCTGGCAGTCGCCTTGATGCTCATCTGGCGCAGGCGCTTCGTCGAAGCGGGACTGGTAGTGCTGACGGTCGCCGGTGGCTCTATTGTCGGGATGATCCTTGGGGACCTCCTCCAAAGGGATAGACCGTCCGAGGAGTTTGCCAAGATAGTAGTCGCAGGGCCGTATGGCCTGCCGTCGATGCATGCGCTTTCAACTCTTCTGCTATTCGGCATCGTCGCGTTCATTGTCGTCTTCGGCGCACGAGGAATGGCATCGAGGGTCGGGCTAGGGGCTGCCTGTCTCAGCGTGCCCGTCCTGGTTGGGTACTCAGTCGTTTACCTGGGTGTCAACTGGATCGGGGATGTAGTTGCCGCCTGGATTCTCGCGATTGCCTGGATGCCGCTTTGCGTGGCAGGGTACTTCGCGTTCTACTCCAACGGCCAAAAGCGTAGGTCCGTGGGCGACGCAAAGAATCCGAGTGGCCGCGGCTCAGCGGGCTCTCGGTAG
- the aroF gene encoding 3-deoxy-7-phosphoheptulonate synthase, producing MTPDNTKNLPAAIDAVRRDAGVTIIAGPCSVESKEQMRQVAATLVDQGVRVMRGGAFKPRSSPFSFQGLEQKGLEILREVADEFGLLVVTEVTDSAHVKLIDEYSDILQVGTRNMANFSLLKKIGEVTAQSHRPVVFKRGMAATIEEWLQASNYITMQGNENVILCERGIRTFETATRFTLDITAVPVVKKLSLLPIIVDVSHPTGSADLVPAISRAAVAVGADGLMVEVHPNPREALCDGAQSLDLEGLRNLIVELRPVAQAVGRSLA from the coding sequence ATGACGCCCGACAACACCAAGAACCTCCCTGCCGCCATCGACGCCGTGCGCCGAGATGCAGGCGTCACCATCATAGCTGGCCCATGCTCTGTCGAGAGCAAGGAGCAGATGCGCCAAGTGGCCGCGACGCTGGTTGATCAAGGCGTTCGCGTCATGAGGGGTGGCGCTTTCAAGCCCAGATCATCCCCATTCTCGTTCCAAGGACTTGAGCAAAAGGGCCTGGAGATACTGAGAGAAGTCGCCGACGAATTCGGCCTGCTCGTAGTCACTGAGGTCACCGACTCGGCGCACGTGAAACTGATAGACGAGTACTCCGACATCCTGCAGGTCGGGACACGGAACATGGCTAACTTCAGCCTGCTCAAGAAGATCGGCGAGGTGACAGCACAGTCGCATCGGCCGGTCGTCTTCAAGCGGGGGATGGCCGCCACTATCGAGGAGTGGCTGCAGGCCAGCAACTACATCACCATGCAAGGCAACGAGAATGTCATCCTTTGCGAGCGCGGCATCCGTACGTTCGAGACCGCCACGCGGTTCACCTTGGATATCACGGCGGTTCCAGTCGTCAAGAAGTTGTCATTGCTCCCGATCATCGTGGATGTCTCGCACCCGACCGGTTCGGCAGATCTGGTGCCGGCCATTTCTAGGGCTGCTGTCGCGGTTGGGGCAGACGGCTTGATGGTCGAGGTCCACCCCAACCCGCGTGAAGCTTTGTGTGACGGAGCGCAATCATTGGATCTTGAAGGATTAAGGAACCTGATTGTCGAATTAAGACCGGTGGCGCAGGCGGTTGGGCGTTCGCTCGCATAA
- a CDS encoding chorismate mutase encodes MTTSDDSNATEQISLHRSRIDEIDCQIVRLLNERAAESLAIRELKPQVQMGLYDPKREEEIFINVTKCNTGPLYTENLREIYESILHVMKELRDR; translated from the coding sequence ATGACGACATCCGATGACAGCAACGCCACCGAGCAGATCTCGTTGCACAGGAGCAGAATCGATGAGATCGATTGTCAGATTGTGCGGCTACTCAATGAGCGGGCGGCGGAGTCCCTCGCTATCAGGGAACTCAAGCCACAGGTGCAAATGGGCCTGTACGACCCGAAGCGGGAAGAAGAGATATTCATCAACGTGACCAAGTGCAACACCGGACCGCTATACACCGAGAATCTTCGCGAGATATACGAGTCCATCCTTCATGTCATGAAGGAGCTGAGGGATCGATGA